One stretch of Emys orbicularis isolate rEmyOrb1 chromosome 5, rEmyOrb1.hap1, whole genome shotgun sequence DNA includes these proteins:
- the UCHL1 gene encoding ubiquitin carboxyl-terminal hydrolase isozyme L1, producing MQWQPMEINPEMLNKVLSRLGVAPGWCFVDVLGFEEDLLSSVPTPACALLLLFPLTAQHENFRKKQIEELKGQEVSSKVYFLKQTVGNSCGTIGLIHAVANNQDKFAFDDGSALKKFLKETADLSPAERAKHLENNKAIQEVHNAVAQEGQCQVKDKVNFHFILFVNVDGHLYELDGRMPFPINHGESSDDLLLKGSAKICRQFTQRERGEVRFSAVALCKSA from the exons ATGCAGTGGCAGCCTATGGAGATTAACCCCGAG ATGCTGAACAAA gtGCTGTCCCGGCTGGGAGTTGCCCCTGGCTGGTGCTTTGTGGATGTGCTGGGGTTTGAGGAAGACTTGCTGAGCTCAGTGCCCACCCCGGCCTGTGCCCTGCTCTTGCTCTTTCCTCTTACTGCCCAG CATGAAAACTTCAGGAAAAAACAGATTGAAGAATTGAAGGGACAAGAAGTTAGTTCTAAAGTGTATTTTTTGAAACAGACGGTTGGCAATTCCTGTGGGACAATTGGCCTGATACATGCAGTTGCTAATAACCAAGATAAATTTGCATTTG ATGATGGATCAGCCCTGAAGAAGTTTCTCAAGGAAACAGCTGATCTCTCTCCTGCAGAGAGAGCAAAACATCTTGAAAATAACAAG GCTATTCAGGAAGTCCATAATGCTGTTGCACAAGAAGGCCAATGTCAAGTAA AGGATAAAGTGAACTTCCATTTTATTCTGTTTGTCAATGTGGATGGACACCTGTATGAATTGG ATGGACGCATGCCATTCCCTATAAATCATGGAGAAAGTTCAGATGACTTGCTATTGAAG GGTTCTGCCAAGATCTGCAGACAGTTCACACAACGTGAGAGAGGAGAAGTTCGCTTTTCTGCTGTGGCTCTCTGTAAGTCTGCCTGA